One region of Triticum aestivum cultivar Chinese Spring chromosome 6B, IWGSC CS RefSeq v2.1, whole genome shotgun sequence genomic DNA includes:
- the LOC123139928 gene encoding receptor kinase-like protein Xa21, translated as MEGSKPPFLAIQPSKDLGGNLTCASQPARLTSILTLLSLLLLSCGVGSIRCSSSTTTIHDNSTDMMSLLDFKRAITTSQALRSWDLGIPLCGWNGVVCSGLEHPGRVIKLNLVNLSLSGMISPSLGNLSFLRRLDLSINGFTGEIPPLNRLQRLEDLLLGQNSLRGTIPDTLTNCSNLYELFLSSNLLIGEVPSGIGRLSNLLLLFLGGNNLTGEIPPRLKNSSQLEYILLADNKLTGTIIDELGKLPNLSELNLAENRLSCGIPETLYKYNQSSLRYLFLDSNMLGKTLPSNFGDTILNLKVLTLYENNFEGHLPASLGNISGLKWLDLSFNNFVGQVQSSFGNLGLIQHLDLQQNNLMGFIPRELSGLQHLTNLYLSDNNLEGGVP; from the exons ATGGAAGGAAGCAAGCCGCCGTTTCTTGCGATCCAGCCAAGCAAAG ATCTGGGAGGCAATCTTACATGTGCCAGTCAACCCGCAAGGCTCACCTCCATCCTTACGCTACTCTCGTTGCTGCTCCTTTCTTGCGGAGTCGGCAGCATCCGCTGCTCCTCCTCAACGACGACAATCCATGATAACAGCACGGACATGATGTCGCTGCTAGATTTCAAGCGGGCCATCACCACAAGTCAAGCCTTGAGATCTTGGGACCTTGGCATCCCCCTTTGCGGATGGAACGGCGTCGTCTGCAGCGGCCTGGAGCACCCGGGGCGAGTCATCAAGCTGAACCTTGTGAACCTATCTTTGTCAGGCATGATTTCACCATCCCTCGGGAATCTATCATTCCTTAGGAGACTGGACCTGTCCATTAATGGCTTCACCGGCGAGATACCTCCTCTCAACCGTCTCCAAAGATTGGAGGACCTTCTCTTGGGACAGAACTCACTGCGAGGGACCATTCCAGATACTCTTACAAACTGCTCCAATCTATACGAACTATTCCTGTCTAGCAACTTACTAATAGGAGAAGTTCCCAGTGGTATAGGCCGCCTATCCAATCTATTGTTGTTATTTCTTGGAGGAAATAATCTCACCGGAGAAATCCCACCAAGGCTAAAAAACAGCAGTCAGCTTGAATACATCTTGCTTGCTGATAATAAGCTCACCGGAACCATTATTGATGAGTTGGGAAAACTCCCAAATCTTTCTGAATTAAACCTTGCTGAAAATAGGCTATCATGTGGAATCCCGGAAACCCTGTACAAATACAATCAGTCTTCTCTCAGATATCTATTCTTAGATTCCAATATGCTTGGGAAAACACTGCCATCTAACTTTGGTGATACCATCCTGAATCTTAAAGTTCTCACATTGTACGAAAATAATTTTGAAGGTCATCTCCCAGCATCACTAGGCAATATTTCAGGGCTAAAGTGGTTAGACTTGTCATTCAACAATTTCGTTGGTCAAGTTCAAAGTTCTTTTGGTAATCTTGGACTCATACAACACCTAGACCTTCAGCAAAACAATTTGATGGGCTTCATCCCAAGAGAGCTGAGTGGCTTGCAACACCTCACCAATCTGTATCTATCTGATAATAATTTGGAAGGTGGGGTACCATGA